One stretch of Prunus persica cultivar Lovell chromosome G1, Prunus_persica_NCBIv2, whole genome shotgun sequence DNA includes these proteins:
- the LOC18790353 gene encoding MADS-box protein JOINTLESS isoform X1 produces MVKMMRKKIKIKKIDYLPARQVTFSKRRRGIFKKAAELSVLCESKVAVVIFSATGKLFDYSSSSIKDVIERYKAHTNGVEKSDKPSVELQLENENQIGLSKELKEKSHQLRQMKAEDLEELNFDELQKLEQLVDASLGRVIETKEELRMSEIMALERKGAELVEANNQLRQTMMLSGGNTGPTLMEPERLSNNIGGGGEEEGMSSESAISTTCNSALSLSPSLGDDSDDVTLSLKLGEMVKMMREKIKIKKIDYLPARQVTFSKRRRGIFKKAAELSVLCESEVAVVIFSATGKLFDYSSSSIKDVIERYEVRTNGVEKSDEQSLELQLENENHTKLSTELEEKNRQLRQMKGEDLEELDLDELLKLEQLVEATLVRVMETKEELIMSDIVALEKKGTELVEANNQMVMLRERMVMLSKRNTGPALMEPSESATSTSCNSALSLSLEDDCSDDVVLSLKLGLTVRAGRRPMCLKT; encoded by the exons ATGGTGAAgatgatgaggaagaagatcaaGATCAAGAAGATTGATTACTTGCCTGCAAGGCAGGTGACCTTCTCAAAGAGGAGAAGAGGGATCTTCAAGAAAGCTGCAGAGCTATCTGTTCTGTGTGAATCTAAGGTGGCAGTTGTCATATTTTCTGCTACTGGCAAACTTTTTGATTATTCCAGCTCAAG TATCAAGGATGTTATTGAAAGGTACAAAGCACACACAAATGGTGTCGAAAAATCGGACAAACCGTCTGTTGAGCTACAG CTAGAGAATGAAAACCAAATCGGATTGAGCAAGGAACTCAAGGAGAAGAGCCACCAGCTGAG GCAGATGAAAGCAGAGGATCTTGAAGAGCTGAATTTTGATGAGTTGCAGAAGTTAGAACAACTGGTGGACGCAAGCCTTGGCCGTGTGATTGAAACTAAG GAAGAACTGAGAATGAGTGAGATTATGGCACTTGAAAGAAAG GGAGCTGAGCTGGTAGAAGCCAACAACCAGCTAAGGCAGACG ATGATGTTATCCGGAGGAAATACTGGACCTACGCTTATGGAACCGGAGAGGTTGAGTAATAATAttggaggtggaggagaagaagaaggcatGTCATCTGAATCTGCTATCTCCACCACCTGCAATAGTGCTCTCagtctctctccctctcttggAGATGACTCCGACGACGTCACTTTATCTCTCAAACTGGG gGAGATGGTGAAAATGATGAGGGAGAAGATCAAGATCAAGAAGATTGACTACCTGCCAGCAAGGCAGGTGACCTTCTCAAAGAGGAGAAGAGGGATCTTCAAGAAAGCTGCAGAGCTATCTGTTCTGTGTGAATCTGAGGTGGCAGTTGTCATCTTTTCTGCTACTGGCAAGCTTTTTGATTATTCAAGCTCAAG TATCAAGGATGTTATTGAAAGGTACGAAGTGCGCACAAATGGTGTCGAAAAATCGGATGAACAGTCTCTTGAGCTGCAG CTGGAGAATGAAAACCACACCAAACTCAGTACGGAACTTGAGGAGAAGAACCGCCAGCTGAG GCAGATGAAAGGTGAGGATCTTGAAGAGCTGGATCTGGATGAGTTGCTGAAGTTGGAACAACTGGTGGAAGCAACCCTTGTCCGTGTGATGGAAACTAAG GAAGAACTGATTATGAGTGATATTGTGGCACTTGAGAAAAAG GGAACTGAGCTGGTAGAAGCCAACAATCAGATGGTGATGTTAAGGGAGAGG ATGGTGATGTTATCCAAAAGAAATACTGGACCTGCGCTTATGGAGCCATCTGAATCTGCTACCTCCACCAGCTGCAACAGTgctctcagtctctctcttgAAGATGACTGTTCCGACGACGTCGTTTTATCTCTCAAACTGGG GCTAACGGTACGCGCGGGTCGTAGACCGATGTGCTTAAAGACTTAG
- the LOC18790353 gene encoding MADS-box protein JOINTLESS isoform X4 has protein sequence MVKMMRKKIKIKKIDYLPARQVTFSKRRRGIFKKAAELSVLCESKVAVVIFSATGKLFDYSSSSIKDVIERYKAHTNGVEKSDKPSVELQLENENQIGLSKELKEKSHQLRQMKAEDLEELNFDELQKLEQLVDASLGRVIETKEELRMSEIMALERKGAELVEANNQLRQTMMLSGGNTGPTLMEPERLSNNIGGGGEEEGMSSESAISTTCNSALSLSPSLGDDSDDVTLSLKLGEMVKMMREKIKIKKIDYLPARQVTFSKRRRGIFKKAAELSVLCESEVAVVIFSATGKLFDYSSSSIKDVIERYEVRTNGVEKSDEQSLELQLENENHTKLSTELEEKNRQLRQMKGEDLEELDLDELLKLEQLVEATLVRVMETKEELIMSDIVALEKKGTELVEANNQMVMLRERMVMLSKRNTGPALMEPSESATSTSCNSALSLSLEDDCSDDVVLSLKLGRP, from the exons ATGGTGAAgatgatgaggaagaagatcaaGATCAAGAAGATTGATTACTTGCCTGCAAGGCAGGTGACCTTCTCAAAGAGGAGAAGAGGGATCTTCAAGAAAGCTGCAGAGCTATCTGTTCTGTGTGAATCTAAGGTGGCAGTTGTCATATTTTCTGCTACTGGCAAACTTTTTGATTATTCCAGCTCAAG TATCAAGGATGTTATTGAAAGGTACAAAGCACACACAAATGGTGTCGAAAAATCGGACAAACCGTCTGTTGAGCTACAG CTAGAGAATGAAAACCAAATCGGATTGAGCAAGGAACTCAAGGAGAAGAGCCACCAGCTGAG GCAGATGAAAGCAGAGGATCTTGAAGAGCTGAATTTTGATGAGTTGCAGAAGTTAGAACAACTGGTGGACGCAAGCCTTGGCCGTGTGATTGAAACTAAG GAAGAACTGAGAATGAGTGAGATTATGGCACTTGAAAGAAAG GGAGCTGAGCTGGTAGAAGCCAACAACCAGCTAAGGCAGACG ATGATGTTATCCGGAGGAAATACTGGACCTACGCTTATGGAACCGGAGAGGTTGAGTAATAATAttggaggtggaggagaagaagaaggcatGTCATCTGAATCTGCTATCTCCACCACCTGCAATAGTGCTCTCagtctctctccctctcttggAGATGACTCCGACGACGTCACTTTATCTCTCAAACTGGG gGAGATGGTGAAAATGATGAGGGAGAAGATCAAGATCAAGAAGATTGACTACCTGCCAGCAAGGCAGGTGACCTTCTCAAAGAGGAGAAGAGGGATCTTCAAGAAAGCTGCAGAGCTATCTGTTCTGTGTGAATCTGAGGTGGCAGTTGTCATCTTTTCTGCTACTGGCAAGCTTTTTGATTATTCAAGCTCAAG TATCAAGGATGTTATTGAAAGGTACGAAGTGCGCACAAATGGTGTCGAAAAATCGGATGAACAGTCTCTTGAGCTGCAG CTGGAGAATGAAAACCACACCAAACTCAGTACGGAACTTGAGGAGAAGAACCGCCAGCTGAG GCAGATGAAAGGTGAGGATCTTGAAGAGCTGGATCTGGATGAGTTGCTGAAGTTGGAACAACTGGTGGAAGCAACCCTTGTCCGTGTGATGGAAACTAAG GAAGAACTGATTATGAGTGATATTGTGGCACTTGAGAAAAAG GGAACTGAGCTGGTAGAAGCCAACAATCAGATGGTGATGTTAAGGGAGAGG ATGGTGATGTTATCCAAAAGAAATACTGGACCTGCGCTTATGGAGCCATCTGAATCTGCTACCTCCACCAGCTGCAACAGTgctctcagtctctctcttgAAGATGACTGTTCCGACGACGTCGTTTTATCTCTCAAACTGGG GCGTCCCTAA
- the LOC18790353 gene encoding MADS-box protein SVP isoform X5, whose protein sequence is MNLQMKAEDLEELNFDELQKLEQLVDASLGRVIETKEELRMSEIMALERKGAELVEANNQLRQTMMLSGGNTGPTLMEPERLSNNIGGGGEEEGMSSESAISTTCNSALSLSPSLGDDSDDVTLSLKLGEMVKMMREKIKIKKIDYLPARQVTFSKRRRGIFKKAAELSVLCESEVAVVIFSATGKLFDYSSSSIKDVIERYEVRTNGVEKSDEQSLELQLENENHTKLSTELEEKNRQLRQMKGEDLEELDLDELLKLEQLVEATLVRVMETKEELIMSDIVALEKKGTELVEANNQMVMLRERMVMLSKRNTGPALMEPSESATSTSCNSALSLSLEDDCSDDVVLSLKLGLTVRAGRRPMCLKT, encoded by the exons atGAACTT GCAGATGAAAGCAGAGGATCTTGAAGAGCTGAATTTTGATGAGTTGCAGAAGTTAGAACAACTGGTGGACGCAAGCCTTGGCCGTGTGATTGAAACTAAG GAAGAACTGAGAATGAGTGAGATTATGGCACTTGAAAGAAAG GGAGCTGAGCTGGTAGAAGCCAACAACCAGCTAAGGCAGACG ATGATGTTATCCGGAGGAAATACTGGACCTACGCTTATGGAACCGGAGAGGTTGAGTAATAATAttggaggtggaggagaagaagaaggcatGTCATCTGAATCTGCTATCTCCACCACCTGCAATAGTGCTCTCagtctctctccctctcttggAGATGACTCCGACGACGTCACTTTATCTCTCAAACTGGG gGAGATGGTGAAAATGATGAGGGAGAAGATCAAGATCAAGAAGATTGACTACCTGCCAGCAAGGCAGGTGACCTTCTCAAAGAGGAGAAGAGGGATCTTCAAGAAAGCTGCAGAGCTATCTGTTCTGTGTGAATCTGAGGTGGCAGTTGTCATCTTTTCTGCTACTGGCAAGCTTTTTGATTATTCAAGCTCAAG TATCAAGGATGTTATTGAAAGGTACGAAGTGCGCACAAATGGTGTCGAAAAATCGGATGAACAGTCTCTTGAGCTGCAG CTGGAGAATGAAAACCACACCAAACTCAGTACGGAACTTGAGGAGAAGAACCGCCAGCTGAG GCAGATGAAAGGTGAGGATCTTGAAGAGCTGGATCTGGATGAGTTGCTGAAGTTGGAACAACTGGTGGAAGCAACCCTTGTCCGTGTGATGGAAACTAAG GAAGAACTGATTATGAGTGATATTGTGGCACTTGAGAAAAAG GGAACTGAGCTGGTAGAAGCCAACAATCAGATGGTGATGTTAAGGGAGAGG ATGGTGATGTTATCCAAAAGAAATACTGGACCTGCGCTTATGGAGCCATCTGAATCTGCTACCTCCACCAGCTGCAACAGTgctctcagtctctctcttgAAGATGACTGTTCCGACGACGTCGTTTTATCTCTCAAACTGGG GCTAACGGTACGCGCGGGTCGTAGACCGATGTGCTTAAAGACTTAG